One segment of Vibrio orientalis CIP 102891 = ATCC 33934 DNA contains the following:
- the tssF gene encoding type VI secretion system baseplate subunit TssF — MSQDKYFREELTFLKEQGREFTEIYPQLSRFLHGRTLDPDVERLLEGFAFLTGRLREKVEDEFPELTHSMINMLWPNYLRPVPSMSILAFAPDQSVSEKQLIHKGTQVDSKAIFGTKCHFQTCREVEIYPIESVDVRAQHTREATVIDVMLSTQGDVTLGNALLEDLRFYLGGDKYSSQMLYLWLNHYLDKVTIDINGAEFSLPKDSFSVVGFASNDALLPYPTNVYEGYRILQEYLSFPEAFHFFDLSRLDKVIPKSVSGEFTIKLHFSKTLPVDVRVQKENFQLYCTPIINLFHHDADPIALSGRHSEYRVVPSSRYPAHYEVFNVESVVGWQDGQHEGKRVRGSKRVYSPFESFQHEVERVRHRQALYYRTRIKESIRKDGFDSFISFVRSDETVSIDVDEAVSIKLTCTNRLLPLELGVGDICEATDTSPPFATFSNISVPSQSLRPVLDGSLLWTLISNLSLNYLSLLSKDALSSVLRAYDFKALVDRQAEKVSKRRLEAIQKIESKPIDKIMRGLPIRGLQSTLYIDQAGFGSEGDLYLFGTVLSHFFALYASINSFHELHVVNVTNQERYTWGSQTGMQPLI, encoded by the coding sequence ATGAGCCAAGATAAATACTTTAGAGAAGAGCTTACTTTTCTTAAAGAGCAAGGAAGGGAGTTTACTGAGATTTACCCTCAGCTTTCCCGTTTCCTCCATGGTCGAACATTAGACCCGGATGTTGAACGCTTACTAGAAGGTTTTGCTTTCTTAACTGGGCGCTTGCGAGAGAAAGTTGAAGACGAGTTTCCTGAACTGACTCACTCGATGATTAATATGCTTTGGCCCAATTACCTTCGACCTGTGCCGAGTATGAGTATCTTGGCGTTTGCACCGGATCAAAGTGTCAGTGAAAAGCAGTTGATCCACAAAGGAACGCAGGTCGATAGTAAAGCAATTTTCGGCACGAAATGTCATTTCCAGACGTGTAGGGAAGTGGAAATTTATCCGATAGAGAGTGTTGATGTACGAGCACAACACACTCGCGAAGCCACCGTTATAGATGTGATGTTGAGCACTCAGGGTGATGTCACTCTGGGTAATGCTCTTCTAGAGGATCTGCGCTTTTATCTTGGTGGTGACAAATACAGTTCTCAAATGCTTTATCTGTGGCTAAACCACTACCTGGATAAAGTGACCATTGACATAAATGGTGCTGAGTTTTCTCTACCTAAAGACAGTTTTAGTGTTGTTGGTTTTGCCAGCAATGACGCTCTACTCCCTTATCCGACCAACGTCTATGAGGGATATCGTATTCTGCAGGAGTATCTGTCGTTTCCTGAAGCCTTCCACTTTTTTGACCTATCACGCTTAGATAAAGTTATTCCAAAAAGTGTCAGTGGTGAATTTACCATTAAGCTGCACTTTTCCAAGACGCTTCCTGTTGATGTAAGGGTACAGAAAGAGAACTTCCAACTTTACTGTACGCCAATTATTAACTTGTTCCATCACGACGCTGACCCGATCGCTTTATCTGGTCGTCATTCTGAGTATCGGGTGGTGCCGTCGAGTCGTTATCCAGCGCATTATGAAGTGTTTAATGTTGAAAGTGTTGTCGGTTGGCAAGACGGACAGCATGAAGGAAAGCGGGTCCGAGGTTCAAAGCGTGTTTATTCTCCTTTTGAGAGCTTTCAACATGAGGTTGAACGAGTGCGTCACCGCCAAGCTCTTTACTATCGAACTCGAATCAAAGAGAGCATTCGAAAAGATGGCTTTGACAGCTTTATATCTTTTGTCAGAAGTGACGAAACTGTCTCTATTGATGTCGATGAAGCGGTATCAATAAAGCTCACCTGTACCAATCGACTATTGCCTTTAGAGCTAGGCGTTGGCGATATCTGTGAAGCAACAGATACTTCGCCGCCTTTTGCCACATTTTCCAATATCTCGGTTCCATCTCAATCATTAAGACCTGTGCTGGATGGAAGCTTGCTATGGACGCTGATTTCTAACTTGTCCCTTAACTACTTATCGCTTCTCTCAAAGGATGCGTTAAGCAGTGTTTTAAGAGCGTATGACTTTAAAGCACTCGTCGATCGTCAGGCAGAAAAAGTATCAAAACGTCGTCTAGAGGCGATTCAAAAGATTGAGTCAAAGCCAATCGACAAAATTATGCGCGGCCTACCGATAAGGGGCTTGCAGTCCACACTTTATATTGATCAAGCGGGCTTTGGCTCTGAAGGCGATCTTTATCTATTTGGTACGGTTTTAAGTCACTTCTTCGCGTTATACGCCAGCATCAACTCGTTCCACGAGCTGCACGTCGTCAATGTTACTAATCAAGAGAGGTATACATGGGGTTCTCAAACGGGAATGCAACCTCTCATTTAA
- the tssG gene encoding type VI secretion system baseplate subunit TssG has translation MGFSNGNATSHLSGDEETQQPIGMPSEVHDYSFYQLVELVQKLKGVDPEEYEWERSCQLMFSGNPSLGFSPADVASLDLLNDDRMIMTTNFFGLSGAQSPLPGYVVEQLLMEGPGGQKQQFFDFFNNRLISLLYRIWRKYRYFVRFQPDAKDDFSAQLLSLVGLGSTDLRGDTPINWCKMLAYSGTLAGRSRSPQVVAGIIAHCFDLKEVRIEQWTKRKVDIAPSQQTSIGQGNAALGVSTMVGDSVVDCNGKFTIWIDGLSRSRFLDFLPSGKEFEPLCKLVEFILREQMAYDLSLTMASEEPQQILLSKESNVALGWTSFLGQSNDKKNVLIQVRQ, from the coding sequence ATGGGGTTCTCAAACGGGAATGCAACCTCTCATTTAAGTGGTGACGAGGAGACTCAGCAGCCAATCGGTATGCCGAGTGAAGTACATGATTATAGCTTTTACCAATTGGTTGAATTGGTGCAAAAGCTGAAAGGGGTCGACCCTGAAGAGTATGAGTGGGAGCGCAGCTGCCAATTGATGTTCAGTGGAAATCCAAGTTTGGGTTTTTCGCCGGCAGATGTGGCGAGTTTAGATTTACTCAATGATGACCGCATGATCATGACGACCAACTTTTTTGGCCTGTCAGGTGCACAATCGCCGCTCCCTGGCTATGTCGTTGAGCAACTTTTGATGGAAGGGCCTGGTGGACAAAAGCAGCAGTTTTTTGATTTTTTCAATAACCGCTTAATTAGCCTGCTATATCGCATATGGCGAAAGTACCGATACTTCGTTCGCTTTCAACCAGATGCGAAAGACGACTTTTCAGCGCAGCTACTTTCTTTGGTTGGATTGGGGTCAACGGACCTTAGAGGTGACACGCCAATCAACTGGTGCAAGATGCTGGCTTATTCGGGCACGTTAGCGGGTCGAAGTCGCTCTCCACAAGTGGTGGCGGGAATTATCGCCCATTGTTTTGATTTGAAAGAGGTTCGAATTGAGCAGTGGACGAAAAGAAAGGTGGATATCGCACCCTCACAGCAAACCTCGATAGGCCAAGGGAACGCAGCCTTGGGGGTGTCAACGATGGTCGGAGATTCAGTGGTCGATTGTAATGGCAAGTTCACGATTTGGATTGATGGGCTAAGCCGTAGTCGGTTCTTAGATTTCTTGCCGTCAGGTAAGGAGTTTGAACCACTTTGTAAATTGGTCGAGTTCATCTTACGTGAACAAATGGCGTACGACTTATCTCTGACCATGGCGAGTGAAGAACCGCAACAAATCCTACTGAGCAAAGAGTCGAATGTCGCCTTGGGTTGGACATCGTTTCTTGGCCAAAGCAACGACAAGAAAAACGTATTAATTCAAGTAAGGCAATGA
- the tagH gene encoding type VI secretion system-associated FHA domain protein TagH: protein MGKSPLTKLTLLVTNVQKLESRLSALIEWGVEGGIIGADDSAHWLLSDSQGEVFPEHCEILMLDGAFCLKDLCGETYINGSVMPVGKELLAKLAHNDQVRVGPYEIRVIVGDLDTEICSESLNTLFSEPAADLLSNHVPEQELTPKPKPVERTDPLDALGDYVSEKTQSLIDDEPQNNNDSVPASLGLEEDFSAQESGMVMQADSNNELSSSMMLKKILNFGFRSKQANQPEQNTNTTQKIESSQVTGFDQQKITTNVLEGFQMDEQELDLLEEEVAKSLPTETSSDVSTSGLGGHLLTGPLLNGLGAQLSGTDDIARMQMLSQELGESLQSCIKGILALHQQANQGRFGTLNRNLQPIEDNPLRLGLSYQETIQTLYDSNKSAVHLSAPFAIEESLANVQAHNEAMQYATGEALTQILGAFSPEVLLSRFQNYKRSHQSSVEDSDAWAWQMYCSYYQELASHRQQGFEKLFWEIFEQSYDRKIREQQLEY from the coding sequence ATGGGTAAATCACCTTTAACCAAGCTGACGTTATTGGTTACCAATGTACAAAAACTAGAGTCAAGACTCTCGGCGCTAATCGAATGGGGAGTTGAGGGCGGCATCATCGGTGCTGATGACAGCGCGCATTGGTTACTTTCTGACTCTCAGGGTGAAGTTTTTCCTGAGCATTGCGAAATATTGATGCTCGATGGCGCTTTTTGTCTCAAGGATCTTTGTGGTGAGACGTACATCAATGGTTCTGTGATGCCAGTGGGTAAAGAGTTGTTAGCAAAACTGGCGCACAACGATCAGGTCCGAGTTGGCCCATACGAGATACGAGTCATTGTCGGCGACTTAGATACAGAAATTTGCTCTGAATCTCTCAACACCCTTTTTTCTGAGCCAGCAGCCGACCTTTTATCAAATCATGTGCCTGAGCAGGAACTCACACCTAAACCGAAGCCTGTAGAGAGAACGGATCCATTAGATGCGTTGGGTGATTACGTTTCAGAAAAGACACAGTCTCTGATTGATGATGAGCCGCAAAATAATAATGACTCAGTGCCAGCTAGCTTAGGGCTTGAAGAAGATTTTTCAGCACAAGAGTCGGGCATGGTTATGCAAGCAGACAGCAACAACGAGCTGTCGTCATCGATGATGCTCAAGAAAATTCTTAATTTTGGTTTTCGCTCCAAGCAAGCGAATCAGCCAGAGCAAAATACCAATACGACACAAAAAATCGAGTCAAGCCAGGTGACTGGATTTGACCAGCAAAAAATAACAACCAACGTTTTAGAGGGCTTTCAAATGGACGAACAAGAATTAGATTTGTTAGAGGAAGAGGTGGCAAAGAGCCTTCCTACGGAAACAAGTAGTGATGTATCGACTTCCGGTTTAGGCGGACATTTACTGACAGGACCTTTGCTTAATGGCTTGGGCGCGCAGCTAAGTGGTACCGATGATATTGCACGTATGCAGATGTTGTCTCAAGAGTTGGGTGAGTCATTACAGTCATGCATTAAAGGCATCTTAGCCTTGCATCAACAAGCCAACCAAGGCCGCTTTGGCACGCTAAACCGCAACTTACAGCCGATAGAAGATAACCCTCTAAGGCTAGGGCTCTCTTATCAAGAGACCATTCAAACGCTTTATGACTCAAATAAAAGTGCGGTGCATCTGTCAGCGCCATTTGCGATTGAAGAAAGTTTAGCCAATGTACAAGCGCACAATGAGGCGATGCAGTACGCAACAGGCGAAGCTCTAACGCAAATCTTAGGTGCATTTTCTCCTGAAGTACTTCTAAGTCGCTTCCAAAACTATAAGCGCTCTCACCAATCTAGTGTTGAGGACAGCGATGCTTGGGCTTGGCAAATGTACTGTAGCTACTACCAAGAATTGGCGTCACATCGTCAGCAAGGATTTGAAAAATTGTTCTGGGAAATCTTCGAACAATCGTATGACCGAAAAATTCGAGAACAGCAATTGGAGTACTGA
- the tssJ gene encoding type VI secretion system lipoprotein TssJ, giving the protein MRHLLFACFCFALLTGCSSEPVSPAKAPTKVTFSLVATEGMNPNVWGEAAPVEIQVFELVDDSMFMSSSYDQLKQDYKKALKSNFIKSYDYVLLPGQFKFVNEIEVTDETNYIGVLANFSDIELSEWKKAVKVIKQGREYHLLMLISDYEVDLQRVE; this is encoded by the coding sequence GTGAGACATTTGCTCTTTGCGTGCTTTTGTTTTGCGTTACTGACTGGGTGTAGCAGTGAACCTGTAAGCCCAGCAAAAGCACCCACGAAGGTGACATTCAGTCTCGTAGCGACAGAGGGAATGAATCCGAATGTGTGGGGAGAAGCCGCACCAGTTGAGATTCAAGTATTTGAGTTAGTTGATGATTCGATGTTTATGTCATCTAGCTATGACCAGCTCAAACAAGACTATAAAAAGGCTTTAAAAAGCAACTTTATCAAGAGCTATGACTACGTGTTGCTACCAGGTCAATTCAAGTTTGTTAATGAAATCGAAGTGACTGACGAGACAAACTATATCGGTGTTCTCGCCAATTTTTCCGACATTGAACTCAGTGAATGGAAGAAGGCCGTCAAGGTCATCAAGCAGGGCAGGGAGTATCACTTACTAATGCTTATTAGTGATTACGAAGTAGATTTACAAAGGGTGGAATAG
- the tssK gene encoding type VI secretion system baseplate subunit TssK, with protein MFSRNRVIWNEGLFIKPQHFQQQQRYSEYFMDERLSTVSRYLYGISEFAFNPEYLSFGRIAIERAVGVMPDGSVFRIPQEDVHPDALEIEDASLANQLVYLAVPLRSESLREINWPDAQGTGRYESRRLEVRDVHTLQGDMTTIDVSPIRIQLMLEKEDRSAYASMAVGRILEKRPDGSVVMDPDFIPCHVNVAANSSLHRFINEISGLMRERAKNIAQRIGSPTQGGVADVSDFMLLQALNRLQPQIHHLAELRSLHPERLFESLSSMVGELATFTDESRLPPSLASYNHDMPTESFWPLIRNLRQALSVVLEPRAVAIQLDKRKYGLMVAPIQDPQLMQTADFIIAVKARMPMDDLRRQFTQQTKVSSVEKIRELISLQLPGVPLVVLPVAPRQLPYHAGYIYYQLDKTSSAWQQLSQSSGFAFHIAAAFDDLDLQFWAIRD; from the coding sequence ATGTTTTCACGAAATCGTGTAATTTGGAACGAAGGACTTTTCATAAAACCCCAGCACTTCCAACAGCAACAGCGATACTCGGAATACTTTATGGATGAGCGATTGAGTACGGTCAGTCGTTATTTGTACGGTATTTCAGAGTTTGCGTTCAATCCTGAGTACCTTTCGTTTGGCCGCATTGCCATTGAGCGAGCGGTTGGCGTGATGCCGGATGGTTCGGTCTTTCGTATCCCTCAAGAAGATGTTCATCCAGACGCGTTAGAGATCGAAGACGCGTCACTAGCAAACCAGCTTGTTTACTTGGCGGTTCCTTTGCGTAGTGAGTCTTTAAGAGAGATTAACTGGCCAGACGCTCAGGGTACGGGCAGGTATGAAAGTCGACGACTAGAAGTGCGTGATGTCCATACCTTACAAGGTGATATGACCACCATCGATGTCTCTCCTATTCGTATCCAATTGATGTTGGAAAAAGAAGATCGCAGTGCGTATGCCTCTATGGCGGTAGGAAGAATACTGGAAAAGCGTCCTGATGGTAGCGTGGTTATGGACCCAGACTTTATTCCTTGCCATGTCAATGTTGCTGCGAACTCATCACTTCACCGCTTCATTAACGAAATCTCAGGCTTGATGCGCGAGCGTGCCAAAAACATTGCTCAACGAATTGGCTCGCCTACTCAAGGTGGTGTCGCCGATGTCTCTGACTTTATGTTGCTACAGGCTCTAAACCGCTTACAGCCACAAATTCACCATTTGGCAGAGCTACGTAGTCTGCATCCAGAGCGTCTGTTTGAAAGTTTATCTTCGATGGTTGGTGAGCTAGCAACGTTTACTGATGAGAGTAGGTTGCCACCAAGTTTGGCTAGCTATAACCATGACATGCCGACGGAATCATTTTGGCCTTTGATTCGTAACTTACGCCAAGCGCTTAGTGTGGTACTCGAACCGAGAGCCGTCGCGATTCAACTTGATAAACGCAAATATGGCTTGATGGTAGCACCAATTCAAGATCCGCAGTTGATGCAAACCGCTGACTTTATCATCGCAGTCAAAGCACGTATGCCAATGGATGATTTACGTCGCCAATTTACCCAGCAAACCAAAGTCTCTTCGGTAGAGAAAATCCGTGAGTTGATTTCTTTGCAATTACCTGGTGTTCCTTTGGTGGTGTTACCTGTCGCACCACGTCAATTGCCGTATCACGCTGGCTATATCTATTACCAGTTGGATAAAACAAGTAGTGCATGGCAGCAGCTCTCGCAGTCAAGTGGCTTTGCTTTCCATATTGCGGCCGCATTTGACGACCTCGATTTACAGTTCTGGGCAATAAGGGATTAG
- the icmH gene encoding type IVB secretion system protein IcmH/DotU, translating into MDKKSTQFSSLLFDDAEKINHDQDYWFQLRGSLHNPLIDASTPLFGLSLRIRQLTDCENIEAIYEQTLEEIKNIEIELTGLGYEHAVLMAYRYILCTFLDEAVLGTEWGANTVWAEHSLLSRFHNETWGGEKVFTVLKRLEKEPENYTELLEFIYQCLVLGFEGKYRVIESGQLEREKVIDRLYHLLHHDEEQKPVQLTHATEHVVRSKYKISKQLPIWTIFAGFALLWVGTFIGYSYLLHVKTSDVIEQLNQIL; encoded by the coding sequence GTGGATAAGAAAAGTACTCAATTCAGCAGCTTACTGTTTGATGATGCTGAAAAAATAAACCATGACCAAGATTATTGGTTTCAACTGCGTGGGAGTTTGCACAACCCACTTATTGATGCGTCGACGCCTTTGTTCGGACTTTCCTTGCGTATTCGTCAGTTAACAGATTGCGAAAATATTGAAGCAATCTACGAGCAGACGTTAGAGGAAATCAAAAATATTGAAATTGAGCTGACAGGTCTGGGCTACGAACATGCCGTGCTAATGGCCTATCGGTATATCTTGTGCACCTTCCTCGATGAGGCTGTGTTAGGCACCGAATGGGGCGCGAACACGGTATGGGCTGAGCACTCACTTTTGTCTCGTTTTCACAATGAAACTTGGGGCGGAGAGAAGGTATTTACGGTCCTGAAACGCCTAGAAAAAGAGCCTGAAAATTACACCGAGCTGTTGGAGTTTATCTACCAATGCTTAGTTTTAGGCTTTGAAGGTAAATATCGCGTGATTGAGTCGGGCCAACTAGAAAGAGAAAAAGTCATCGATCGACTCTATCACTTATTGCATCACGACGAAGAGCAGAAACCGGTTCAACTGACTCATGCAACAGAGCACGTTGTTCGCTCTAAATACAAGATCAGCAAGCAGTTACCTATTTGGACCATATTTGCAGGTTTCGCGCTGCTTTGGGTAGGAACATTTATTGGTTACAGCTATCTCCTTCATGTCAAAACAAGTGACGTGATTGAACAGCTAAATCAAATTTTATAA
- the tssH gene encoding type VI secretion system ATPase TssH — protein MIRIELPTLISKLNEQSKLALEQAATVCIERQHGEITFEHYLEVLLNNPLSDVRLIFKQSNLDSDELNRALVDGYAREVSLDSYPAFSPLLVELLQEAWLLSTTELNQTELRSGAILLAALTRADRYMVPNLVKVTNSINRESLRKHFSAILVDSSETQVADKTQKNNAVSGSDLSILDKYCTNVTEQARNQELDPVLCREHEISLMIDILCRRRKNNPIVVGDAGVGKSAVIEGLALCIASGQVPNQLKNVELYSLDLGLLQAGASVKGEFEKRLKGVIDAIKHSPSPIILFIDEAHTLIGAGNQEGGGDAANLLKPALARGELSTIAATTWKEYKKYFEKDPALTRRFQLVKLDEPSVEQAVDILRGLNSVYETTHKVLITDEALKAASELSARYISGRQLPDKAIDVLDTACARIAINLTTPPKRLAAIETAKHQRQLEIDMLNRAQLLGQDLDTARLDELQTQSVADEQEHQALSASWQHQKQLVEEIIALRSELSADEQSDEERLACSEQIRAKYKEIDAIPHRERLIHPQVDEQQIAEVIADWTGVPVDQMNSDELYKITHLTSILGRAIKGQDVAIERVHKHLLTARADLRRPGRPKGAFLLVGPSGVGKTETVVQLAEHLYGGKQFLTTINMSEYQEKHTVSRLIGSPPGYVGYGEGGVLTEAIRKMPYSVVLLDEVEKAHPEVLNLFYQAFDKGELADGEGRIIDCQNVVFFLTSNLGFQTIVDYSERLDDLDDALYPELAAFFKPALLARMEVIPYMPLSPQVLEVIVRAKLERLEHLFKERYEAEVVIEPSLIDEILARATRSENGARMLEAIIEGQLLPPVSLALLNKLSEQKPVNRIQLSAVDGQFKGEVE, from the coding sequence GTGATACGTATTGAACTTCCAACTCTTATATCAAAGTTAAACGAGCAGAGTAAGCTTGCACTAGAACAAGCTGCGACCGTTTGTATTGAGCGCCAACATGGCGAAATTACTTTCGAGCACTATCTTGAGGTTCTACTAAATAACCCGTTATCAGATGTTAGGCTGATATTTAAACAATCTAATCTTGATAGCGATGAGCTTAATCGCGCTTTGGTTGATGGCTATGCTCGAGAGGTATCTTTAGACAGTTACCCTGCGTTTTCTCCGCTATTGGTAGAGTTACTTCAAGAGGCATGGTTACTTTCAACCACAGAACTGAATCAGACTGAACTACGTTCTGGTGCGATTCTGCTTGCCGCTTTGACGCGCGCAGATCGTTACATGGTTCCGAACTTGGTCAAAGTGACCAACAGCATCAATCGCGAAAGTTTACGTAAACACTTTTCTGCGATCTTAGTTGATTCTTCAGAAACTCAAGTGGCTGATAAAACGCAGAAAAACAACGCTGTATCAGGTTCAGATTTATCCATTTTAGATAAGTACTGTACTAATGTGACAGAGCAAGCGCGTAACCAAGAACTGGATCCTGTGCTATGCCGAGAGCATGAGATCAGTTTAATGATCGATATCCTTTGCCGCCGTAGAAAGAACAATCCGATCGTCGTGGGAGATGCAGGGGTAGGTAAAAGCGCTGTCATCGAAGGGCTAGCACTATGTATCGCTTCTGGGCAGGTACCTAATCAGCTAAAAAATGTCGAGCTCTACTCGCTGGATCTAGGGCTACTTCAAGCGGGTGCTTCGGTGAAAGGTGAGTTTGAAAAACGACTGAAAGGTGTGATTGACGCAATCAAGCATTCACCATCGCCAATTATCCTTTTCATTGACGAAGCGCATACGCTTATCGGCGCGGGTAACCAAGAAGGTGGCGGTGATGCAGCGAATTTGCTGAAACCGGCTCTTGCCCGTGGTGAGCTAAGTACTATTGCCGCGACAACTTGGAAAGAATATAAGAAGTATTTTGAGAAAGATCCTGCATTGACGCGCAGATTCCAACTGGTCAAGCTGGATGAACCGAGTGTCGAGCAAGCCGTTGATATCTTACGAGGACTTAACTCAGTTTATGAAACCACTCATAAAGTCCTAATTACAGACGAAGCGCTTAAAGCCGCTTCAGAGCTGTCGGCACGTTATATCTCTGGTCGTCAACTGCCGGATAAGGCGATCGATGTGTTAGATACTGCATGTGCTCGTATTGCGATTAATCTAACGACTCCTCCTAAGCGTCTTGCTGCAATTGAAACGGCTAAACATCAGCGTCAGCTAGAGATTGATATGCTCAATCGTGCTCAGTTGTTAGGTCAAGACTTAGATACGGCTAGATTAGATGAGTTGCAAACGCAAAGTGTTGCTGATGAGCAAGAGCATCAGGCACTGAGCGCAAGTTGGCAGCATCAAAAGCAACTTGTAGAAGAGATCATTGCTCTGCGCTCGGAGCTATCCGCAGATGAACAAAGTGACGAAGAGCGTTTAGCGTGCAGTGAGCAGATCCGTGCCAAGTACAAAGAGATTGATGCGATTCCTCATAGAGAACGACTGATTCACCCTCAGGTTGATGAGCAGCAAATCGCCGAAGTGATTGCCGATTGGACTGGCGTACCTGTCGATCAAATGAACAGTGACGAGCTGTACAAAATTACCCATTTGACCTCTATTTTAGGTCGTGCAATTAAAGGTCAAGACGTTGCTATTGAGCGAGTACATAAACATCTGCTGACAGCGAGAGCCGACCTTCGTCGTCCAGGGAGACCGAAAGGTGCATTTCTTCTCGTTGGCCCAAGTGGTGTGGGTAAAACCGAGACTGTCGTGCAGTTGGCCGAGCATCTCTATGGTGGCAAACAGTTCTTAACCACCATCAACATGTCTGAGTATCAAGAGAAGCACACCGTTTCGCGATTGATTGGCTCTCCACCTGGCTACGTTGGCTACGGTGAGGGCGGTGTGTTAACAGAGGCGATTCGCAAAATGCCTTACTCGGTCGTTTTGCTTGATGAAGTCGAAAAAGCACACCCTGAAGTATTAAACCTCTTCTATCAGGCCTTTGATAAAGGTGAGCTTGCTGATGGTGAAGGACGAATCATCGATTGCCAGAATGTGGTTTTCTTCCTGACGTCGAACCTAGGCTTTCAAACGATCGTCGACTACTCAGAGCGTTTAGATGATCTTGATGATGCGCTTTATCCTGAGCTTGCTGCCTTCTTCAAACCAGCGTTACTTGCTCGTATGGAAGTCATCCCTTATATGCCACTTTCTCCTCAAGTCCTTGAAGTTATTGTCAGAGCGAAACTTGAGCGTTTAGAGCATCTGTTTAAAGAGCGTTATGAAGCTGAGGTGGTTATTGAACCTTCATTAATTGATGAGATCCTTGCCCGAGCAACGCGTTCAGAAAATGGCGCTAGAATGCTTGAAGCCATCATTGAAGGTCAGCTTCTACCACCTGTTTCTCTTGCGCTACTCAACAAACTTTCAGAGCAGAAACCGGTTAATCGTATCCAATTGTCCGCCGTTGACGGCCAATTTAAAGGCGAAGTGGAGTAG